In the Theobroma cacao cultivar B97-61/B2 chromosome 1, Criollo_cocoa_genome_V2, whole genome shotgun sequence genome, one interval contains:
- the LOC18611205 gene encoding uncharacterized protein LOC18611205 — translation MTTTIKSFFSFSSLLLLLSSILIETEARDPFSILMSQNFAGGKVPDFFDIGLYLGAIKESGPSPGGGHKFTDSQTLGGIKNSGPSSGGEGHKLTDSLPLGGIKDSGPSPGEGHKLIDSSTLGGIKDSGPSPGQGHKLIESSTLGGIKDSGPRPGVGNKLTDSFTLGGIKDSGPSPGVGNQFTDSFNLGGIKDSGPSPGVGNKLTDSSNLGGIKDSGPSPGVGNKLTDDQTLGGIKDSGPSPGVGNKFTDNQTNGDMKDSGPSPGEGN, via the coding sequence ATGACGACTacaataaaatcattttttagcttttcttctcttcttttactGCTGAGTTCCATTCTCATTGAGACTGAAGCTCGGGATCCCTTCAGTATCCTGATGTCCCAAAACTTTGCCGGCGGAAAGGTCCCTGACTTCTTTGATATTGGCTTATACCTTGGAGCCATCAAAGAGTCAGGTCCAAGTCCTGGCGGGGGACACAAGTTCACTGATAGTCAGACCCTCGGAGGCATTAAGAACTCTGGTCCAAGCTCTGGTGGTGAGGGGCACAAGTTAACCGACAGCTTGCCTCTTGGAGGTATAAAGGACTCTGGTCCGAGTCCTGGTGAGGGACACAAGTTAATCGACAGCTCGACTCTTGGAGGTATAAAGGACTCCGGGCCGAGTCCTGGTCAGGGACACAAGTTAATCGAGAGCTCGACTCTTGGAGGTATAAAGGACTCCGGGCCGAGACCTGGGGTAGGAAACAAGTTAACCGATAGCTTCACTCTAGGAGGCATTAAGGACTCCGGTCCAAGTCCCGGTGTGGGAAATCAGTTCACTGATAGCTTCAATTTAGGTGGAATCAAAGACTCTGGTCCCAGCCCTGGTGTAGGAAACAAATTAACTGACAGCTCTAATCTCGGAGGCATTAAGGATTCAGGCCCGAGTCCTGGTGTGGGAAACAAGTTAACTGACGACCAAACCCTTGGAGGCATCAAGGACTCTGGTCCAAGCCCTGGTGTGGGAAATAAATTTACAGACAACCAGACTAATGGCGACATGAAGGACTCTGGTCCGAGCCCTGGAGAAGGAAACTAA